In the Aneurinibacillus soli genome, one interval contains:
- a CDS encoding stage V sporulation protein AE: protein MERIRRNVILITDGDAVARQAVENVARRIGGRCISRSSGNPTPLSGEQIVTLIKQTPHDPVLVMFDDNGDGRMGRGERALYYVSTHPDITVLGAIAVASKTKYALGVEVDVCIDRYGRVTRKAVNKNGFVEKGTKAYIIGDTVDVLNMLRVPVIVGIGDIGKMKGRDEQCFGYPVTMAAVSFILKRSGYHPVNT from the coding sequence ATGGAACGCATCCGGCGAAACGTGATTTTGATTACGGACGGTGATGCGGTGGCCAGGCAGGCTGTCGAGAACGTGGCCCGCAGAATTGGCGGTCGCTGCATCTCTCGTTCATCAGGCAATCCGACACCGCTTAGTGGAGAACAGATTGTTACGCTCATTAAGCAGACGCCACATGATCCTGTACTGGTCATGTTTGACGATAACGGAGACGGTCGAATGGGCCGGGGGGAGCGGGCGTTGTATTATGTCTCCACTCATCCCGATATTACGGTACTTGGCGCGATCGCGGTTGCTTCCAAAACGAAATACGCACTTGGGGTGGAAGTGGATGTATGTATTGATCGCTACGGTCGAGTAACTCGAAAAGCGGTTAATAAAAATGGGTTTGTTGAGAAAGGGACAAAGGCATATATTATAGGGGATACGGTTGATGTGTTAAACATGCTGCGTGTTCCGGTTATTGTTGGCATCGGAGATATCGGGAAGATGAAGGGACGGGATGAACAGTGTTTCGGCTATCCGGTTACGATGGCGGCTGTTTCTTTTATATTGAAGCGCAGCGGATATCATCCAGTAAATACGTAG
- the lysA gene encoding diaminopimelate decarboxylase — MFLHGTSRVNERGHLEIGGCDTADLVRTYGTPLYVYDETLIREKCQTYVKAFEETGFRFQVAYASKAFMCMAMCRLVAEENMSLDVVSGGELYTALTAGFPAARIHFHGNNKTEDELVMALDAGIGCFVVDNFYELEILNDLARERGVIVPIMLRLTPGIEAHTHEYISTGQDDSKFGFGVATGQALAAVKRALDKESVHLLGIHSHIGSQIFDTVGFVGAVEVLGAFLEQVRTETGYEVEVLNLGGGFGIRYTEEDTPLPVDEYVKVITDEVRRQFSARAYRMPEIWIEPGRSIVGDAGTTLYTVGSIKDIPGIRKYVAVDGGMTDNIRPALYQAKYEAALANRMNEQPAETVSIAGKCCESGDMLIWDYMLPEAKPGDILAISCTGAYGYSMANNYNRIRRPAVVFVKDGGAEVVVERETYDDLIRNDRLRAGVIQR, encoded by the coding sequence GTGTTTTTACACGGAACAAGCAGAGTAAATGAGAGGGGACATCTGGAGATTGGGGGTTGTGATACAGCTGATCTAGTACGTACATACGGAACGCCGTTGTATGTGTATGATGAGACGCTGATTCGCGAGAAATGTCAGACTTATGTGAAAGCATTTGAAGAAACGGGATTCCGTTTTCAAGTGGCGTATGCCAGCAAGGCGTTTATGTGCATGGCAATGTGCCGTCTTGTAGCAGAGGAAAATATGTCGCTTGATGTTGTATCAGGCGGTGAGTTATATACGGCGCTTACAGCGGGTTTTCCGGCTGCACGCATTCATTTCCACGGCAATAATAAGACAGAAGATGAGCTGGTAATGGCACTTGATGCTGGAATTGGCTGTTTTGTTGTAGATAATTTCTATGAACTTGAAATTCTGAATGATCTGGCAAGGGAACGTGGGGTGATTGTTCCGATCATGCTGCGTCTTACACCGGGGATTGAAGCACATACACATGAGTATATTTCGACCGGCCAGGATGATTCGAAGTTCGGCTTCGGTGTGGCAACTGGTCAGGCGCTTGCGGCAGTGAAGCGTGCACTGGATAAGGAATCCGTTCACTTGCTTGGGATTCATTCTCATATCGGATCGCAAATTTTTGATACGGTTGGTTTTGTTGGTGCAGTAGAAGTACTGGGAGCATTCTTGGAACAGGTACGCACCGAGACCGGGTATGAAGTGGAAGTGCTCAACCTTGGCGGAGGATTCGGCATTCGTTATACAGAAGAAGATACGCCGTTGCCGGTTGATGAGTATGTGAAGGTGATTACCGATGAAGTGCGCCGCCAGTTCAGTGCACGTGCATATCGCATGCCGGAAATCTGGATTGAGCCGGGCCGAAGCATTGTTGGTGATGCGGGAACGACACTGTATACAGTCGGTTCGATCAAGGATATTCCAGGCATCCGCAAGTATGTAGCAGTTGATGGAGGGATGACGGATAACATTCGTCCTGCGCTGTATCAGGCAAAATACGAAGCGGCACTTGCAAACCGGATGAATGAGCAGCCAGCTGAGACGGTATCCATTGCGGGCAAATGCTGTGAGAGCGGCGATATGCTGATCTGGGATTACATGTTGCCGGAAGCAAAACCTGGCGATATCCTGGCGATATCCTGCACGGGAGCGTATGGTTATTCGATGGCGAACAACTACAACCGTATTCGTCGTCCGGCTGTTGTGTTTGTGAAAGATGGCGGCGCTGAAGTTGTGGTCGAACGGGAAACATATGACGATCTCATTAGAAATGATCGCCTGCGTGCCGGAGTTATACAGAGGTAA
- the spoVAE gene encoding stage V sporulation protein AE translates to MSQILIAFAVGGLICVIGQLMLDMAKLTPAHVMSILVAIGAILDGLGWYDPLIDFAGAGATVPITSFGHSLYHGAWQEAEKDGLIGLISGMFQITSAGISAAVAFSFFAALVFKPRG, encoded by the coding sequence ATGTCACAAATTTTAATTGCGTTTGCTGTCGGCGGCCTAATCTGTGTCATCGGTCAACTGATGCTTGATATGGCAAAGCTGACACCGGCCCATGTAATGAGCATTCTGGTAGCGATCGGCGCGATTTTGGACGGACTCGGGTGGTATGATCCACTGATCGACTTTGCGGGGGCGGGCGCTACTGTTCCGATTACAAGCTTCGGGCATTCGCTTTATCATGGAGCGTGGCAGGAAGCAGAGAAAGATGGGTTGATTGGACTTATTAGCGGGATGTTCCAAATTACAAGTGCGGGTATTTCCGCGGCAGTCGCCTTTAGCTTTTTTGCAGCGCTTGTATTTAAGCCGAGGGGATAA
- a CDS encoding ABC transporter ATP-binding protein yields MAKGMDLSISNATKFYGNFKAVDSVNLDVRKGEFLTILGPSGSGKTSLLKLIAGFEELTSGSIQLNDQDITRKKPYERDIGMVFQNYALFPHMTIGDNVAYPLKLRGVSKQEIKERVHNILELVHLGHLIDRYPKQLSGGQQQRVAIARAIVFNPPLLLLDEPLGALDKNLRERMQLEIKHIQQQIGITTISVTHDQAEALTMSDRICVMNHGRIEQVSSPEEIYQFPQNRFIAEFIGEINLLGGEVTGTEQDSSIVRLMGDAGVSVRAHGAKSHQEQVYVALRPENVHVAQEAGQYENALSVAVEEKIYLGDCIKLKTKTTFGQELTVRVPVGYAHSLQPGETITLGWNHGDAITIPYEADAS; encoded by the coding sequence ATGGCAAAGGGGATGGACTTATCCATCAGCAATGCAACCAAGTTTTACGGTAACTTTAAGGCGGTGGACAGCGTTAACCTTGACGTTCGTAAAGGAGAATTCCTTACGATTCTCGGTCCGTCCGGCTCCGGCAAAACGTCACTTCTTAAACTGATTGCCGGCTTTGAAGAGCTGACAAGCGGCTCGATTCAGTTAAATGATCAAGATATTACACGTAAAAAACCATATGAACGTGATATCGGGATGGTATTTCAGAACTATGCACTATTTCCGCATATGACAATTGGTGATAATGTAGCTTATCCGCTTAAGCTGCGCGGTGTTTCAAAGCAGGAAATTAAAGAGCGTGTACATAACATTCTCGAATTGGTCCATCTGGGACATCTGATAGATCGCTATCCGAAACAGCTGTCAGGTGGACAGCAGCAGCGCGTGGCGATTGCCCGGGCGATTGTATTTAACCCACCGCTTCTATTATTGGACGAGCCACTCGGAGCGCTTGATAAAAATCTGCGTGAACGCATGCAGCTCGAGATCAAACACATTCAGCAGCAGATCGGCATTACCACGATCAGCGTTACGCACGATCAAGCGGAAGCGCTTACGATGTCTGATCGGATCTGTGTTATGAATCACGGGCGAATTGAGCAAGTGTCGTCTCCAGAAGAGATTTATCAGTTCCCACAGAATCGTTTTATTGCTGAATTCATTGGTGAGATCAATCTGCTCGGAGGCGAAGTTACCGGCACGGAACAGGACAGCTCGATTGTTCGTCTGATGGGAGATGCCGGGGTGTCTGTGCGCGCCCATGGTGCCAAGTCACATCAGGAGCAAGTGTATGTTGCACTTCGTCCGGAGAACGTTCATGTCGCACAAGAAGCGGGTCAGTATGAGAACGCACTTTCTGTGGCGGTAGAAGAAAAAATTTATCTTGGCGATTGCATCAAACTGAAGACGAAAACAACATTTGGACAAGAATTGACTGTGCGTGTTCCGGTCGGGTACGCGCACTCTCTCCAGCCGGGTGAGACGATCACATTAGGCTGGAATCATGGCGATGCGATTACGATTCCGTATGAAGCAGACGCCAGCTAA
- a CDS encoding UbiD family decarboxylase, translated as MYRNLEDCIIDLEKNGHLVRIREEVDPYLEMAAIHMKVYEAGGPALLFENVKGSKFRAVSNLFGTVERSKFIFRHTWKAVQDVMTVRNDPIKALKNPLKNIKTGLAAAKALPVKKSGSLPVTAQEIKVSDLPFIQHWPMDGGAFITLPQVYTEDPEKPGIMNSNLGMYRIQLSGNEYELDKEIGLHYQIHRGIGIHQNKADKQGAPLKVSIFVGGPPAHTLSAVMPLPEGLSEMTFAGLLAGRRFHYSYIDGFCISNDADFVITGEIHSGETKPEGPFGDHLGYYSLTHPFPVMKVHKVYAKPNAIWPFTVVGRPPQEDTAFGDLIHELTGDAIRQEIPGVKEVHAVDAAGVHPLLFAIGSERYTPYQQVKQPTELLTIANRILGTGQLSLAKFLFITAEENLPLDTHHEVEFLTYILERLDLHRDIHFYTNTTIDTLDYSGTGLNSGSKVVFAAYGDKKRELCKEVPDVLKELHPFENARLVMPGIVVIQGPAFTSYAKAQQELQGLCDAIQAKGPLPSCPMIILCDDSTFTSATLNNFLWATFTRSNPSHDMYGVNSYYENKHWACDNLIIDARIKPHHAPPLVPDPTVEKNIERFFVKGASLGGVKVR; from the coding sequence ATGTATCGCAATTTAGAAGATTGCATAATCGATTTAGAAAAGAATGGACATCTGGTCCGCATCCGCGAAGAAGTGGACCCTTATCTTGAAATGGCTGCGATTCACATGAAAGTGTATGAAGCGGGTGGGCCTGCATTATTATTCGAAAATGTAAAAGGCTCAAAATTTCGAGCTGTATCCAACCTTTTCGGAACAGTAGAGCGCAGCAAATTTATCTTCCGACATACGTGGAAAGCCGTACAGGACGTAATGACTGTGCGCAATGATCCAATAAAAGCATTAAAAAATCCACTGAAAAATATCAAAACCGGGTTAGCGGCCGCAAAAGCCCTGCCTGTAAAAAAATCAGGAAGCCTACCAGTTACCGCACAGGAAATCAAAGTATCAGATCTTCCATTCATTCAACACTGGCCAATGGATGGCGGTGCTTTTATCACGTTGCCCCAGGTCTATACGGAAGATCCGGAAAAGCCGGGGATTATGAATTCTAATCTAGGTATGTACCGGATTCAACTGAGTGGCAATGAATACGAACTGGATAAAGAGATTGGTCTGCATTATCAAATTCACCGTGGTATCGGAATCCATCAGAACAAAGCGGACAAACAAGGCGCCCCACTAAAAGTGAGCATTTTTGTAGGCGGACCCCCGGCGCACACATTGTCAGCCGTCATGCCCCTGCCAGAAGGGCTAAGCGAGATGACTTTTGCGGGCTTACTTGCTGGACGTCGTTTTCATTACAGTTATATCGACGGCTTCTGTATTAGTAATGATGCGGATTTTGTTATAACCGGAGAAATTCATTCGGGAGAAACCAAACCAGAGGGTCCTTTTGGCGATCATTTAGGTTATTACAGCCTGACCCATCCTTTTCCGGTCATGAAAGTACATAAAGTGTATGCCAAGCCAAATGCTATATGGCCGTTTACAGTCGTTGGTCGTCCCCCTCAAGAAGATACGGCATTCGGCGACCTCATCCATGAATTAACCGGTGATGCAATCAGGCAAGAAATCCCTGGCGTAAAAGAAGTCCATGCGGTAGATGCGGCGGGCGTACATCCATTGCTCTTTGCGATAGGTAGCGAACGGTACACCCCGTATCAACAAGTAAAACAGCCGACCGAATTACTTACGATCGCCAATCGTATTTTAGGAACAGGACAATTAAGTCTAGCCAAGTTTTTATTCATTACAGCAGAAGAGAACCTACCACTCGATACGCATCATGAAGTAGAGTTTCTAACCTATATTCTCGAACGGCTTGATTTACATCGAGACATTCATTTTTATACAAATACAACCATCGATACTCTTGATTACTCAGGTACCGGATTAAATAGCGGCAGCAAGGTAGTCTTCGCAGCTTATGGGGATAAGAAAAGAGAGCTGTGTAAAGAGGTCCCTGACGTTTTGAAGGAGTTGCACCCGTTTGAAAACGCACGATTGGTAATGCCGGGCATCGTCGTGATACAAGGTCCTGCATTTACTAGTTACGCAAAAGCGCAGCAAGAACTACAAGGGTTATGTGACGCGATTCAAGCCAAAGGTCCGCTCCCATCTTGCCCGATGATCATCCTATGTGATGACAGCACATTTACAAGTGCGACCCTCAATAATTTTCTGTGGGCTACATTTACGCGCAGCAATCCTTCACATGACATGTATGGTGTGAATAGTTATTATGAGAACAAGCATTGGGCGTGCGATAATCTTATTATTGATGCTCGTATCAAACCACATCACGCACCGCCATTAGTACCCGATCCAACTGTTGAGAAAAACATCGAACGATTCTTTGTCAAAGGGGCCAGTTTGGGTGGAGTAAAAGTGCGGTGA
- the spoIIAA gene encoding anti-sigma F factor antagonist: MSLRVDTECVEDVLIVRLEGELDHHTAELLRHKLEDDIMRNPVSHLLLSLENLHFMDSSGLGVILGRYKQMNARGGDMMVCSLSPVMYRMFELSGLFKILKIKESEHEALLAWEVA; encoded by the coding sequence GTGAGTTTGCGAGTGGATACGGAATGTGTGGAGGATGTGCTGATTGTGCGCCTGGAAGGAGAACTCGATCATCACACAGCTGAGCTCCTCCGCCACAAATTGGAGGATGACATCATGCGGAATCCGGTTAGCCATCTGCTGCTGAGTTTAGAGAACCTGCATTTTATGGACAGCTCTGGACTTGGCGTGATTCTTGGGCGCTACAAGCAGATGAATGCGCGTGGGGGCGACATGATGGTCTGCTCACTCAGTCCGGTTATGTATCGCATGTTTGAATTGTCTGGTCTGTTCAAAATTTTGAAGATCAAGGAGTCTGAACATGAAGCGCTCCTTGCCTGGGAGGTGGCATAA
- the spoVAC gene encoding stage V sporulation protein AC → MSTVKTRQQARLTKAQQAYSERAAKYKPKPPYVRNCVKAFLVGGAICAFGQVVSDFYMSMFGFSKQEVGNPTVATLIFLAVLLTGFGIYDKLGQFAGAGSAVPVTGFANSMSSAAIEHRTEGLVLGVGGNMFKLAGGVIVYGVVSALVVALVKWLIIKM, encoded by the coding sequence ATGTCCACCGTAAAAACAAGACAGCAAGCCCGGCTTACAAAAGCGCAGCAAGCATATAGCGAGCGGGCGGCTAAATACAAGCCGAAGCCGCCGTACGTACGCAATTGCGTAAAAGCATTTTTGGTAGGGGGAGCTATCTGTGCATTCGGTCAGGTTGTTTCTGATTTTTATATGAGCATGTTTGGCTTCTCAAAGCAGGAAGTAGGGAATCCGACTGTGGCGACCTTGATTTTTCTGGCGGTTCTTCTGACGGGATTTGGCATCTACGATAAGCTCGGCCAGTTCGCTGGAGCTGGCTCGGCTGTGCCAGTGACTGGGTTTGCTAATTCTATGTCATCCGCTGCGATTGAACACCGAACGGAAGGGCTTGTGCTCGGGGTTGGGGGCAACATGTTCAAGCTGGCGGGCGGTGTGATCGTATACGGAGTAGTCTCCGCGCTGGTTGTCGCACTTGTGAAGTGGTTGATTATTAAAATGTAG
- the spoIIAB gene encoding anti-sigma F factor, which produces MLGKSENNFMRLSFAARSENEGFARITVATFLARLPLTLEEVEEIKTVVSEAVTNSIIHGYEGDETGTVVIETTYTPSAIEILIEDQGIGIVDMEEARQPLFTTKPELERSGMGFTIMESFMDAMEVESEINRGTRIRLVKYLAKNEALCN; this is translated from the coding sequence ATGCTTGGCAAAAGCGAAAACAACTTCATGCGCCTGTCATTTGCGGCGCGCAGCGAGAATGAAGGGTTCGCCCGCATTACCGTGGCTACATTTCTCGCCCGTTTGCCTCTGACGCTTGAAGAGGTGGAGGAGATCAAAACCGTTGTGTCGGAAGCGGTGACGAATTCGATTATTCATGGCTATGAAGGGGATGAAACCGGAACAGTCGTGATTGAGACGACGTACACCCCGTCTGCGATTGAGATTCTGATTGAAGATCAGGGCATTGGCATCGTGGATATGGAGGAAGCCCGTCAGCCGCTGTTTACGACCAAGCCAGAATTGGAGCGTTCTGGAATGGGTTTTACGATTATGGAGAGTTTCATGGACGCGATGGAAGTGGAGAGCGAGATCAATCGGGGCACACGAATTCGACTGGTGAAATATCTAGCCAAGAATGAAGCGCTCTGCAATTAG
- the sigF gene encoding RNA polymerase sporulation sigma factor SigF: METNVRNANHSYLSDQEVKRLLAASQAGDTAARDTLVNCNIRLVWSVVQRFLNRGYEADDLFQIGCIGLLKAIDKFDLKFDVKFSTYAVPMIIGEIQRFLRDDGTVKVSRSLKEIANKVRRTRDELSKTMGRLPTVSEIAEVLEITPEEVVYAQEANRAPSSIHETVFENDGDPITLMDQIADKDEEKWFDRIALREAIARLGEREQLIVYLRYYKDQTQSEVAERLGISQVQVSRLEKKILRVMKDQIEK; the protein is encoded by the coding sequence ATGGAGACCAATGTACGTAATGCCAACCATTCTTATCTGTCCGATCAAGAGGTCAAACGATTGCTTGCGGCAAGTCAGGCGGGAGATACAGCAGCACGAGATACATTGGTAAATTGCAACATTCGTCTGGTATGGTCAGTCGTTCAGCGTTTTTTAAACCGTGGCTATGAAGCAGACGATTTATTTCAGATCGGTTGCATCGGATTGCTGAAAGCGATTGATAAATTTGATTTAAAATTCGATGTCAAATTTTCCACGTACGCGGTACCGATGATCATCGGTGAAATTCAGCGCTTCCTGCGAGATGACGGGACGGTGAAGGTGAGCCGCTCCTTAAAAGAGATCGCCAATAAAGTACGGCGTACTCGGGATGAATTGTCCAAGACGATGGGACGCCTGCCAACCGTGAGTGAAATCGCGGAAGTACTTGAGATTACTCCGGAAGAAGTGGTGTATGCCCAGGAAGCGAATCGTGCGCCATCGTCTATTCACGAGACGGTCTTCGAGAATGATGGCGACCCGATTACGCTGATGGATCAGATCGCGGACAAGGATGAAGAAAAATGGTTCGACCGGATCGCTCTCCGCGAAGCAATCGCCCGCCTTGGCGAGCGGGAGCAGCTAATCGTATACTTGCGCTACTACAAGGACCAGACACAGTCTGAGGTAGCGGAACGCCTGGGCATTTCACAAGTTCAGGTATCACGACTAGAGAAAAAAATACTGCGTGTCATGAAAGACCAGATCGAGAAATAA
- a CDS encoding stage V sporulation protein AB codes for MSAAASSVLLALIGLSGGLIVGSGFVAFLTVLSLIPRLVQITKCASHLIYFQWAVVFGALGSTLFTLFCPLLHLASAWLIVPGLFMGIFVGLLAAALTEVLNVIPILAKRMYVYEYLALFILALALGKVTGSLFYWIYFVK; via the coding sequence ATGAGCGCGGCGGCAAGTAGCGTGCTGCTGGCGCTGATTGGGCTGTCTGGGGGGTTGATCGTTGGTAGCGGGTTTGTAGCATTTTTAACGGTACTCTCATTAATCCCCCGCCTTGTGCAGATTACGAAGTGCGCGTCACATTTGATTTATTTTCAGTGGGCCGTTGTGTTCGGGGCACTAGGCTCTACGTTGTTCACGTTGTTTTGTCCGCTACTTCATCTTGCATCCGCCTGGCTGATTGTACCGGGTTTGTTCATGGGGATTTTTGTTGGTCTTTTGGCGGCAGCTTTGACAGAAGTACTGAATGTCATCCCGATTCTCGCTAAGCGCATGTATGTATACGAGTATTTAGCTTTATTCATCCTTGCGCTCGCACTTGGGAAAGTTACCGGCTCACTTTTTTACTGGATATATTTCGTCAAATAA
- a CDS encoding HIT family protein: protein MAHDPNCIFCKIIQGEIPSAKVFENDHVLAFLDISQVTKGHTLIIPKTHRQDIFELESDIAANLFRVVPEIANAVKKQTGADGVNILNNNGKTAGQTVFHYHMHIIPRYGKEDGFHPHFVDHTADYTPTDLQQIAATIRDSLKV, encoded by the coding sequence ATGGCGCATGATCCAAACTGCATTTTCTGTAAGATCATCCAGGGGGAAATTCCATCAGCGAAAGTATTCGAAAATGACCATGTGCTGGCTTTTCTTGATATTAGCCAGGTAACGAAAGGACATACCCTCATTATCCCAAAAACACATCGCCAGGATATTTTTGAACTGGAGTCTGATATTGCGGCTAACTTGTTCCGTGTCGTACCAGAGATCGCAAATGCTGTGAAAAAACAAACCGGGGCTGACGGTGTAAACATTTTAAATAATAATGGAAAAACAGCTGGTCAGACGGTATTCCATTATCACATGCACATCATTCCCCGCTACGGAAAAGAAGATGGGTTCCACCCTCACTTCGTCGATCATACGGCTGATTATACGCCAACTGACTTGCAGCAAATTGCCGCTACAATCCGCGATAGCCTAAAAGTGTAA
- the spoVAD gene encoding stage V sporulation protein AD, with protein MNEPRCGRQTWQFQQDIRLLGSAVAVGPLEGDGPLAAEFDHIHDNMYAGQKSWEKAERHLMCQAVETAIEKSNLLQSEIDIVLAGDLLNQTISSNFTASKLNIPLLGMFGACSTSMETLSVGAALVDAGYAHYVVAACSSHNCTAEKQFRYPTAYGGQKPEYAQWTVTGAGAGVVGKDGSGPRITHATIGKVVDMGIKDPFDMGTAMVPAAVDTMSTHFRDTGRVPHDYDLIVTGDLGKIGYAIFKDEMKELAYDMSPVYNDCGLMIYRPDQAVFSGGSGCASSAVVTYSYIMNQLRAGTLTRVLVCATGALFSPVSYQQGESIPCIAHAVAFEAVKEE; from the coding sequence ATGAACGAACCGCGATGCGGGCGGCAGACATGGCAGTTCCAGCAGGATATTCGCTTGCTTGGCAGCGCGGTGGCGGTCGGTCCGCTAGAAGGAGACGGTCCGCTTGCTGCCGAGTTCGATCATATTCATGATAATATGTACGCCGGGCAGAAATCATGGGAAAAAGCCGAGCGGCATCTGATGTGTCAGGCTGTAGAGACAGCCATCGAGAAAAGCAATTTACTGCAGAGCGAAATTGATATCGTGCTGGCGGGCGATTTGCTGAATCAGACGATTTCATCAAACTTTACTGCCAGTAAACTCAATATTCCACTACTTGGCATGTTTGGAGCCTGTTCGACTTCCATGGAGACGTTGTCTGTCGGTGCAGCGCTCGTTGATGCGGGCTACGCTCATTATGTCGTAGCGGCGTGCAGCAGTCACAACTGCACAGCGGAGAAGCAATTCCGCTATCCGACCGCATACGGTGGCCAGAAGCCGGAATATGCTCAGTGGACGGTAACGGGAGCGGGTGCTGGTGTTGTCGGAAAAGACGGCAGCGGACCGCGCATAACCCATGCGACAATCGGTAAAGTGGTCGATATGGGCATTAAAGATCCGTTTGATATGGGAACGGCGATGGTACCAGCTGCGGTGGATACGATGTCGACACATTTTCGTGATACCGGACGTGTGCCACACGATTATGATCTTATTGTAACTGGAGACTTGGGCAAGATTGGCTACGCAATTTTTAAGGACGAAATGAAAGAACTGGCGTATGATATGTCGCCAGTGTATAACGACTGTGGATTGATGATTTATCGGCCGGATCAGGCGGTATTCTCAGGGGGAAGTGGCTGCGCGTCCAGTGCAGTGGTTACATATAGCTACATTATGAATCAACTGCGAGCGGGTACGCTTACACGTGTGCTTGTATGCGCGACCGGCGCACTGTTCAGTCCCGTAAGCTACCAGCAGGGGGAGAGCATTCCGTGTATCGCTCATGCCGTAGCATTTGAAGCCGTAAAGGAGGAGTAA
- a CDS encoding stage V sporulation protein AA: protein MADLTHVYVKLKGKIKQPPGTTLRVGDIADVLTDSPYESVIQDAVLHVLRIEDGNRYVVDMMHVIRAVRAVMPDADVHGIGAGQMLVEIEIPKRPASLLLVAFVWLVLFIGSALAIMNFHTDVSMQEVHQRVYELVTGHKNAHPFILQIPYSIGVGAGMILFFNHLFRKRFNEEPSPLELEMFLYQQNLDDYVLTHETPGGEQHERGGK, encoded by the coding sequence ATGGCTGACCTCACCCATGTGTATGTAAAGTTAAAAGGTAAAATCAAGCAACCGCCTGGAACTACGCTGCGTGTTGGGGATATCGCGGATGTTCTGACAGACAGTCCGTATGAATCGGTGATTCAGGATGCAGTGCTTCATGTGCTTCGCATAGAAGATGGCAATCGCTATGTGGTGGATATGATGCATGTAATTCGTGCGGTGCGAGCGGTTATGCCGGATGCGGATGTGCACGGCATCGGCGCAGGACAGATGCTTGTCGAGATTGAAATTCCGAAACGTCCAGCAAGTCTTTTGCTGGTTGCCTTTGTCTGGCTCGTACTGTTCATCGGTTCCGCGCTGGCGATTATGAATTTTCACACCGATGTAAGCATGCAAGAGGTGCACCAGCGTGTGTATGAACTGGTGACCGGACATAAGAATGCACATCCGTTCATTCTCCAGATTCCGTATTCGATTGGGGTGGGGGCGGGGATGATTTTGTTTTTTAATCATTTGTTCCGCAAGCGTTTCAACGAGGAGCCGAGCCCACTCGAATTGGAAATGTTTTTGTATCAGCAAAATCTGGACGACTATGTGCTGACACATGAAACACCGGGAGGAGAACAGCATGAGCGCGGCGGCAAGTAG